In Cydia fagiglandana chromosome 3, ilCydFagi1.1, whole genome shotgun sequence, the following are encoded in one genomic region:
- the LOC134680205 gene encoding protein hook-like, which translates to MEQPNSIVLCDNLIKWLQTLNLKAKHGNPSELSDGVAIAEALTQVAPEYFSPSWNTKIKTDVGHNWRLKVSNLKKILEGVFDYHQDILNLSLQDFSRPDVVNIAEHADPSDLGRLLQLVLSCAVNCDKKEEYITRIMELELSCQRSIMQAIQELETLTLGGRGAPHADAPEPDTDMREVLAQRCHELDTQVKVLQEEKMTLLSEVARLTAARQDERADDDDAELDEAGASLGPAHAGTLRYSNMRAQLDALKDELDKVELQRDDQRARADALERELALMKLRNEELQIAASENVTLKDEVDALRETAAKAATLEATVASYKKRMEEHVDLRRQVKLLERANTEHVQRAIEHEQAATRANALRAKLDIYKKQVIDLNEKLDAEMTKADKLEIENKKLSSRADFLQRERDKLVCDRDALKETVEDLTHYTITAGASEDNVSQELIPTEMKDKLIRLEHENKLLRQNQGAQADQGSVQALLEDYAARLEKQRALHREQNQRIMQLEAALEAAPARDPRLATAMEDSQRKSLQVEELQAALAEERRRAGKLQEALAARDAELVATEDKYKRCVEKAKEVIKSLDPRAAALPSLSDMTLGYARGAGAGAARGDATPNNNRHEWSGSGSGGGGSEPRGSTEQRLLASAWYQLGARCHRDAVETRFALLSAGHSFLARQRRQPPHPHPRARAGPPAQP; encoded by the exons ATGGAGCAACCAAATAGCATAGTTTTGTGCGACAATCTCATTAAATGGTTGCAGACCTTAAATCTTAAGGCTAAACATGGAAATCCGTCAG AACTCTCAGATGGGGTGGCCATTGCCGAGGCTCTTACACAAGTCGCCCCGGAATATTTCTCCCCATCATGGAATACCAAAATCAAAACAGATGTGGGTCACAACTGGAGGCTAAAAGTCAGCAATCTGAAGAAAATATTAGAAGGTGTATTTG ATTATCATCAAGATATATTAAATTTGAGCCTGCAAGACTTTTCACGGCCTGATGTAGTCAATATTGCTGAACATGCAGACCCATCAGACTTAGGGAGACTATTACAACTTGTTCTTA GTTGTGCCGTGAACTGCGATAAGAAAGAAGAATACATCACGAGAATAATGGAGCTGGAACTCTCATGTCAGCGGTCGATCATGCAAGCTatacag GAATTGGAGACGTTGACGCTGGGCGGAAGGGGGGCGCCGCACGCGGACGCGCCGGAGCCCGACACGGACATGAGGGAGGTGCTCGCCCAGCGGTGCCATGAACTTGACACGCAG GTAAAAGTCCTCCAAGAAGAGAAGATGACGCTACTAAGCGAGGTGGCGCGGCTGACCGCGGCGAGGCAGGACGAGAGGGCCGACGACGATGACGCCGAGCTCGACGAGGCGGGCGCCTCCCTTGGGCCTGCACACGCGGGAACATTACGATACAG TAATATGCGGGCGCAGTTAGACGCGTTGAAGGACGAATTGGACAAAGTAGAACTACAGAGAGATGACCAGCGGGCGAGGGCCGACGCGCTCGAGCGGGAGTTAGCGCTCATGAAATTAAGAAACGAAGAGTTACAA ATAGCAGCGTCAGAGAACGTAACGCTCAAAGATGAGGTGGACGCTTTAAGGGAGACGGCTGCGAAAGCGGCCACACTTGAAGCCACCGTGGCTTCTTATAAGAAGAGGATGGAGGAACATGTCGACTTGAGGAGACag GTGAAACTACTCGAGCGAGCGAACACAGAGCACGTGCAACGAGCGATAGAACACGAGCAGGCGGCCACGCGAGCGAACGCGTTACGCGCTAAACTAGACATTTATAAAAAACAG GTTATAGATTTAAATGAGAAACTAGACGCTGAAATGACGAAAGCGGACAAACTGGAAATAGAAAACAAAAAACTGTCGAGCCGAGCAGATTTCCTGCAGCGCGAGCGAGACAAACTAGTGTGCGACAGGGACGCACTGAAGGAAACGGTGGAGGACCTCACCCACTATACTATAACTGCAG GGGCCAGCGAAGACAACGTGTCGCAGGAGCTGATCCCGACAGAGATGAAGGATAAGCTGATACGGCTCGAACATGAGAACAAACTGTTACGGCAGAACCAGGGTGCGCAGGCCGACCAGGGTTCTGTACAG GCTTTGCTAGAAGACTACGCAGCGCGGTTAGAGAAGCAACGCGCGCTACACAGAGAGCAGAACCAGCGCATCATGCAGCTGGAGGCCGCGCTCGAGGCCGCGCCGGCGAGGGACCCGCGCCTCGCTACCGCCATGGAGGACAGCCAGCGGAAAT CATTACAAGTAGAAGAGTTGCAAGCCGCTCTAGCAGAAGAGCGCCGGCGCGCCGGGAAGCTGCAGGAGGCGCTCGCGGCGCGGGACGCCGAGCTCGTCGCCACCGAGGACAAGTACAAGCGGTGCGTCGAGAAGGCCAAGGAGGTCATCAAGTCGCTGGACCCCAGGGCTGCGG CGTTGCCGTCGCTGTCGGATATGACGTTGGGCTACGCGCGCGGCGCAGGCGCCGGTGCGGCCAGAGGCGATGCTACGCCCAACAATAACCGACACGA ATGGAGCGgcagcggcagcggcggcggcggctcggaGCCGCGCGGCAGCACGGAGCAGCGGCTGCTGGCGTCGGCCTGGTACCAGCTGGGCGCGCGCTGCCACCGCGACGCCGTCGAGACGCGCTTCGCGCTGCTGTCCGCCGGACACTCCTTCCTCGCGCGCCAGCGCCGCCAGCCCCCGCACCCCCACCCCCGAGCGCGAGCGGGACCCCCCGCGCAGCCCTGA